From the Drosophila willistoni isolate 14030-0811.24 chromosome 2L unlocalized genomic scaffold, UCI_dwil_1.1 Seg168, whole genome shotgun sequence genome, the window CGTTAGCTCCTCTTTAGTTGCTTCAAACGCTTTTAAGTCCTTTGGAATAGCTGGTACCTTGCTGTTCTCCGTTTGTTCCTCCGGAGTTTCTTCTATGTGCTTTAAATTCTTGGGATCAGCCTGTTCGATGCTCTCCTCCGTTAGTTCCTCTGTAATTGTCGAAAGTTTCTCCGGAATGGGAATTGCCTGTGCTTTGTAGACCTCCGTGAGTTCCTCTTTATTTGCGTCAAACTCCTTTAAGTCCTGTGGAGTAGCTTGTAGCTGGAAATTCGCCTTTTTCTTGCGATCCTCCGTTAGTTTCTTCTCTTCAGTTTCTTCAAACTCTTTCAAGTCCTTGGTATCGTGGAGATCAGCCTGCTCGTTGATCTTCTCCGTTAGCTCCTCTTTAGTTGCTTCAAACGCTTTGAAGTCCTTTGGAATAGCTGGTACCTTGCTGTTCTCCGTTTGTTCCTCCGGAGTTTCTTCAATGTGCTTTAAATTCTTGGGATCAGTCTGTTCGTTGCTCTCCTCCGTAAGTTCTATCTCTATAGTTTCTCCTATTTCCTTACAATTCTTAGAATCTATCTGTTTCTTGCTTTTTTTCGTTAGCTCCTCCTCTTTAGTTTTTATACCTTCCTTCAAGTCCTTGGGATCTGTCTGTTGATTGTTCTTATCCAGTGGCGGAGTTGTTGTCAAGCCGTCTATTTCATTTGATTCGCTCATCTTTTTAAAATTGGTatcgaaaataaataaatacttttacaATTGGAgaataaattttctataatatTTAGAATGTTATTCACCAACACACAGAGAAAGTATGAAATATTTCTGAACGAGGGCTAAGTCGTTGACTTTTTGTTCTTGATTTCGCTTTCAACTTTGAAAGAAATCTCAATCGAAcaattttgatttgaaattttcgtAGCTCTATCTAAACTGAGTCAATATAATCATCAATAATATAGGTATTACTccaaattttaatattaaactaaACAAAGTTAACAATTATAAtagagttaaaaaaaaaatgtttattttatacTTATACCTGTTTTACTACTACTAAAAGCAAGCTTTCTTATAAGTGGGTCTTATCGATATCGATTTATTTTTGTGCTATCGTCAAGATGTGCAATTATCACTGATTGttgcttttaatttattaCAAGTGCAATATGAAGATAAATGCTATTTAAAAGAAACTAATACTCTTCAAACGGACCTCTcgcctttttttttccttgccAGCGCataattgaatattgaaatgcatttttcattAGCACCGTGTTGGGCCAAGGGCCCAAACAAGCAAATCTACCAACAAAAAGTataaatagaaagaaaaaaaagaattgcgtataatgaaaattcaattaaacttTATTACCTTTAGCCGCACTTGCTTAACCTCTCAATGCTTACCCAAGAAGTTTAACCGCCATGGGATTTGTGGTCCATTTGTTGCATTAATTTTCAAGCAGCTACTCCCCAACATCGCCCATGCTGTCATCTAGAAGGCACTGCAGCAACAGTTTGTAAATTGCATGCTTTTGTTAAGATTTTCCGCAAAAAGTTTTCCCCgtcttcttctttatttttccttCTTGCCGTTTGTTGCTTGTTGTGCCACAACGTTGCAACGACGACAACGCAGACACCTTCATATCTTTTAATGAGAATAAATTGATGTTTTGGGTATTTTCTGGCTCCTGCCATCTTTCTTCCTTTACTTGCTATGTGTGCGTATAGAAAGCTAAGCAACTTTTCAAGTACCTTAGCAACTTGTTGTTCCTGCATATTGACAGCTGCTTTGACTAAGAGAACCTTAGGTCTTAATCATTCTATAGACTCTTGGGAATATGGCAGAATATTCTTTGCTAGCTAGTTGATATAAAACCAACGGTTTATTGATGACTTTCGGGTTGATGAGGTCATAAATCTAATAAGACTAAATACGAAAAGAACGAATTTTATGAATCGTTGTTTCATAAAgcaaaaatcattaaaaaatatgaaCTCAGCTTAAGAAACCTTTTCTAACTATTCAACTAAAACCAACTAATTGACTGTAAAACTGATTAAAAAGTTAGGAGAAATTAAATCACAAAGGAACTAAGGATAAGAATACATTTTGTAACATTTCATGAGGTTCGATTGACTCTTTTTCTcgaatgcaacaaaaaaatggacATGCACATTACacagaagaacaaaaaaaaatcaaataaattatgaaacaGCCATTAaatttgccaaatttaattaaaaggtTCGTTGCAGATGATCgtcatttatttttactattttttcttcttctactaTACAGCAAAAGGATTATTACAACAATAAGGAAAGCTTTGCCCCAAAAGATCTGGCAGCTGTAATTACTGATGTTGCGATACAACTAACTAACAACTAATTTTTGACAACTAATTGTACTACTATTTTATTCAGACGTGAAATGATcattaaaatactttttagTAAAATCATTTGGGGTTTCGTTCGTTCTCCATATTTAAAGTTTTAGAACTCTGgcctataaaaaatatattagaaTCGTTTTAAAACCAGGatcattcaaaatatttaatgttaaCTTTAAATGCAGCTTTGTTATATCTTTTAAGATTAAAAGGGAACTATGTGGATTGCCTATGCGGAAATCGTCCGCCAACTTTAATATGCCTATTTAGCCAATGCATATAGCAAAACCCccacaataaattttatatatacttgGTCTTGCAAACATCTACGACAACTCATCAGGGGAATTACATTCCAAGTCATTAAGATTTTGCcacaatttcaaaaagttttgctCATATTGTTAATAGGTGACGCTTCCTTGGTATCTGACATTCGCTTAATCACCGCTGAGGGAGATGGTTTTTGTGTCCGTTCTGCCGGAACCACACCCACTTCACGCAACAACCCTTTTAACAATGGTGAGGGCCATTAAGAAACCTATTAAAAATGCACTGCTATGACTATATTTTCCTTGCAACATTTTAAgcattacaaaaataaaaaaaaaaaaacgaaacaaaaaaaataataaatgacaGGCTGCAGGCAGGCGGGTCGAGTTGACTGGTTGACTGACTGGCTTACTCCACTTTCTGCTGCAGCTGTCGAGATAACGCAATGATATTGACCCAAAGAAGTCAAATCGCAGCGCGCGAACTCCACCAACTCAAGTCAACCCAACTCGACTCGACAGAACTCAAGTCAACTGAAAACTGAAAGCTGAAAAACCCGAAATGGGCTGGGGCTCAGTGCAATGCAAGGCAAAAAGTTGAAActtattataattttaatgcaaAACATTATGCGAAagtataaaattatatatcttTGGACTGCCAGTTTGCCGGTTTGCCAGTTGCCAACAGTTGCAACTGCAATGCCAGTCGGTGGCCATCATTTTAAAtgggcaacagcagcaactactacagacatacatacaaacatagaTACTAGCTGCttgtgctggtggtggtgctgctgctcctgGTGCTGCAACAAAGAATCAACTGTCATAATGACAGTTCTCTGTTTACGCCATCATCCCAGTCAGCGGAGTTGTAGTCGAAGTTGGAGTCGGAGTTAGAGTCGTCATGCTGTGGCCACTTGGACTTGTTGCCATCGCCAACATCGTTGCCAGCCTTCTAATGGAAATTATAATGCGCGGTGCAGtgcagttgcagttgtttCTCCTCACTTAGCCAGCcattcagaaaaaaaaaagaaaaaaactaaaatttccTATCGCCATCGCATCATTTTAAGCAGTAGAAAGAGTCTATCAGTTTTTACGGGAAACCAATCACAAATAGAAAATGTAATATGGCAAAAGaatttgtacaaaaaaaaggaagaactTGCACTAGGTAACATATTTAGTATATTAAATATGTTTCTTTTAactattaaacacttttttatATGTCTTTATATTCTCACgtactcaatttaaatttttatttgaagtAATAATTAGATTTAGAATgcattatatatgtatatgtaagtattttctttatttgtatatttatatcaatatttttaaataaatatatttaaagaagttttcgcgccatttaaatgtttattggTCGATTTATGCAGTTTTTAAacttatgaagttaaaaaatatttacttaaaatatttgaaaattaatgattttaaaatgaaaagccTTTTCGGCATATAATTTGATTAATCAATTACAACATTTGTTAGAATCAAACGTTATCGAAATCTTTGTTTGTTAAATTTAACAAAgcactttttttaaatttttgaataaatttagtatatgtattttaagtTATGTAGAGCATTTCGCAATGAATAGTTATagcctttaataatatttaaagtttctattataatcaaaaattgtttactAAAATTTTAACAAGTGTTTTTATGGAAAGTATTCATATCACCAATAATGATATTACAAAGCAATTAATTTGCTATTTACTATTCAAAGCCCTCTGATTGCCCTTCTTCctgtagtttttgtttttaaggtTTCCGCTTAAATACAATTCGATTGCTATGATatcaaatcaaaatcaatcaaatcaatcaaaaaatgcataataaaattaaattaagtcTTTGCGATACTTGATCTTTAAAATTTCGGCTGGGAGTTTCGTTGAATTTTTTATTCGGGTGGGggtttcatttaatttttaatttatgggaaaaaattaatttttttagaaaaaattaaggcattagtttaaagtttaattaaGGAACATGAAAAAAACTTGAATAGTTATTTCACAGCAATTTCAACTTACTTTTTGAACATATTTTTGAAGGGTTAGACCAAAACTATTATTGGTGATATTTAGAGAAGGTTTTGAAAATAGTTCAAAATATTGTCCAAACTGTTTTCGATTTCGTTTTTAAATCTTCTTCGATATTCGATACTGATGAAATATAGAGCATTTCTTTGTTCGTAGTGTTTTCCGATTGGCAATAATCTCATCGTGGCCTTGTATTTCGCTTTGGCCTgactatgtatgtacatagtttTGTAGTTTCAACTTGAAGTCAGGCAACCAACCAGTTGAGTTGATTAGGGgcctgtccgtctgtctgtttTGACTGCCTGACTGACTTTGACTCTGACTATGGAGCTATAGAGCTGGAGCTCTCAACTTGACTCCTTTTGTTGGTATGGCGCGATAACACGCCGAAATGTCAATAAAAGTATGGCCACGGTTTCGCCTTGACTCTCGAGTGTGCACAGCCAAAAAGCGAGCCTCAAATTtcaagcaaaaacaaaacaaaaaataaatttgatcaagCAAAACCATGCCGAGCAAGTATTTGACTGACGGGGCTGCTACTTGGCCAACTTGGCTCTCCGACTCTCTGACTGACAACAGCCTTGTCTTGTCTTTATGTCTAtaggtctctctctctttcggtCTCTATATTTAACTGACTTGCTATTGTTAGCCGagtatttttaatatttattttgatgtGCGATAGATTCGTTTAGACAGGTGAAAGGCTAAATTGTCAATTTGCAAGCGATCCAGGccaaaaatacatacaaacatacaacCCAGAACTCAACTTTGCTAAGTGGGTCGGTCGTCCGTTTCTGTGTTTGCTGTTTGTTGACTTCTTTCTGATTGGGCCACATTTCActatatatgtttatgtgtatattGTTATTTTCAGGCTTAAACTGAGTCACTCTCTGGGCGGTCTTTTGTTTAGACATTTCTAtcagttttcttcttttggttatttttgttgttgtttgcttttgctgACGTACCTGAGATTGAATTTTGTGGATTGGGACTGGAGAGGATTGGGATGAGTGACTGTCAGACGCCGATGAGTTGAGCTGGCTGCAATCTGAATCGATTTGTTGATTTACAATTTCTCTGCTtggcaattgaaaatttatgaaatttttttcctgttcttttttctttgcatgctatgcatgaaattttgtttgtttcaattaaatttgtttggtCTAAAAGAAATTGCCAACTATTTTAAATTGGTCAACAGACTAGGTATGAATGCAAAcgaaaaatgaagtaagtaagtcgtctcgccgacttaggtataccatacaccagtaaagcaaatatttcaactttattaaacaaatgcattttcacatgcttcttacaagcatatcttagtatctcgctcactcaatcatacgagcaccctagcgcccccaccagccaacggccaactccggccttatgtaaaaacgtttatatgcataactcgactgttttttgtccgattttgatcaaatttggtattttgctagatattagtattaaatttaagtgtgccaaatttgattgcatacggtaaaaaaatacgggagataatcaagtttttcaaattacgggggcggagaagggcgtggcaaaatttgtatgcatttaaaatgtgtgcatttactaagcgaatatacataccaaatatggtgtctctagctggaatagtttttgagataaacgcttttttcaaattgcgggggcggaaaggggcgtggcaaaaatttgaaataaacttgatcactctacatactacacgagtctacataccaaatttggtgactctagctcttacagtctccgagatctaggtgttcatacggacagacggacagacggacagacggacagacggacagacggacagacggacggacggacggacggacggacagacggacatagctagatcgactcggttgttgatcctgatcaagaatatatatactttgtggggtcggagatgcttccttctgcctgttacatacattttggcgactttaatataccatttcaccctatgggtgtatggtataaaaatgcaaGTTACGTATTTTTAtgtaactgagacgacaaTTATAAAAATTGTGTATAGTTTTAATGGCaagatgtacatacatatgtaaatataaacaatgaaaactttttaaatattcttagACATTCTTTtgtttgaataattttttttatatttattttatatttgaaaacTGCTCTTCAACGGACCAGATTTGTGTTACAAGAAGGGagcttaaatttttaaaattagaaaGAATTACTTCTAAACTATTTAAACTTACTactgaaaataaaatgctGGAGCAACTATTGCTCAAAAGAAGTTGTCACCCAACTAGTTAGTACCGAATGCTTACAATAAGCTTAAGTTAAGTCAAAGTCGGATGAAGACACTAACCCGACTCTAAGGTTTTCTTTGAAAGCAAAGAAACATTGGGTCAAAACTTCTCAATAAAACAGAGGGAGAGATATTTAAGTTTACTACAAACATCATAATGATATAAGtattttaaaacaatatttttatcCTGCTTTTATAAGCTCCAGTAGCCCAATGGTAGGGCATCGGCCTTCGAAGCCGGGGGTTGTGGGTTCGAATCCCATCTGGagtgaaatttcttttttatcatttcttttttatctTATCGAAGATAATAATATGATTAAATGGCTTGTCTAACAATGTGATAATAGCGATTTGTAAAATCTTAAaatttatatctatatttGCATGGCCCTGTGTGGTTATTTTCCAGGTTCTAGTCATTATTGATAAACAGAGACTGATATTATCAGATTCTGGACCTGCCGAAAGCTGAGATCTAATGACTTTGTCACTCTAAAAAAAATCCATTAATCAAAAATGTCTCGGAAGGAATCAGGAAATGTGAAAGTGAAAATCATGAAAGCCTAACGTCATTGCAAAGAACATTCCGATAGTTCTGCGGGGAGGTGAgatattaaagatttttcgGACAACTTCAAGGTCTATAAAGATCAAGTTTAGTAGGTATTCTAATTCTGAAATTCAGCCGGATCGAACTACTATAATTATTAATACCCAGTTggaatattcaaattttaagaCGACTTtccatgttttatttttaagaagTCTTGTgtggaaaatatattataatagCGTGATAGGAAAAAAGAATTGGAATCCCATAACCTATTGCCCACCGCTCACATCTTTTTAGAATTATAATACAATTTTATTATCCTTTTTATCACAAGCTCCAGTAGCCCAATGGTAGGGCATCGGCCTTCGAAGCCGGGGGTTGTCGGTTCGAGTCCCATCTGGAGTGAAAGTTAAactctatttttattttttgcttagTCCTCCCCATCTAAGTACTCGACATTTTTTATGGCCTTAACAAATCTGTGACATTTGCATGAAGCCAGATTGTTTGCGGGAGGGGGAGAGGTggtggaaaaaaaataaagtaaactgcatttgatttttgaatttatattGTGCATTTTTATACACTGCTTATAGGGTAATATACATAGACGATTAACGACTATAGCAAACAAGTGCCCGGGTATATCCACATGCACTCTGTGTGtatgagtgagagagagagagagagagaaggagagaaagAGTTTGGTTGGGGTTTCCCCTCTTTGTGCTTGCCACGTTTGTTAGTTTTGCGATGCATCGTTTAATTTTAACGCtcaatttaaaatgttttatgcAGCAGCGCGAAGGaccacacagatacacacaaacacaaacacatataGACGATGTGTGGGTGCTTCAAACACACATATGAGATGCCTGGGAGAGCCCAGCGATGCGAAGCAATGCTAAAGAACAACAAGGACATGAACTGGGTCCTCAACTGCAGCAACTGCCTCCGCTGCGCCTGCATGCAATTATCTTTGCCATTCCCTTTTCTCTCCCTTTCACCATTCCGCTCGTCGTCGTTGTCCTGCATCTTTTTGCCTTGCAATAAATTAAGCTATCAAGTGTCC encodes:
- the LOC6640907 gene encoding myosin-J heavy chain, with the translated sequence MSESNEIDGLTTTPPLDKNNQQTDPKDLKEGIKTKEEELTKKSKKQIDSKNCKEIGETIEIELTEESNEQTDPKNLKHIEETPEEQTENSKVPAIPKDFKAFEATKEELTEKINEQADLHDTKDLKEFEETEEKKLTEDRKKKANFQLQATPQDLKEFDANKEELTEVYKAQAIPIPEKLSTITEELTEESIEQADPKNLKHIEETPEEQTENSKVPAIPKDLKAFEATKEELTEKINEQADLHDTKDLKEFEETEEKKLTEDRKKKANFQLQATPQDLKEFDANKEELTEVYKAQAIPIPEKLSTIKEELTEESNEDSDEEELKPMKLPGICSRFLQSHIEKAKNSLFRLSI